A single Candidatus Eremiobacteraceae bacterium DNA region contains:
- a CDS encoding DUF3152 domain-containing protein: protein MRRFLLGWFCAMAFTLANAGSPAAAAQVEITYSIAARGVSAHAVASLAATADQAFADPRGWSLWGRVRFKRVTSGGKFTLWLAAPDAMTTFSSDCSPRWSCTVGRDVVINERRFADGSPYWIGDLSLYRIMVVNHETGHWLGFDHAACPAAGAAGPVMMQQSKGPSPCLPNPWPLATERLAAARILGVTGLN, encoded by the coding sequence ATGCGACGGTTTCTCCTCGGTTGGTTCTGCGCGATGGCGTTCACGCTTGCGAATGCGGGAAGTCCTGCCGCTGCCGCGCAGGTCGAGATAACATATTCGATCGCTGCTCGCGGCGTGTCCGCGCACGCAGTCGCGTCGCTTGCTGCGACAGCCGATCAGGCGTTTGCGGATCCGCGCGGCTGGTCGCTCTGGGGACGCGTGCGCTTCAAGCGCGTGACGAGCGGTGGAAAGTTCACGCTCTGGCTTGCCGCGCCCGATGCGATGACCACCTTTTCAAGCGACTGCAGTCCGAGGTGGAGTTGCACGGTCGGACGCGACGTCGTCATCAACGAACGTCGCTTCGCGGACGGATCTCCATATTGGATCGGGGACCTATCCTTGTATCGCATCATGGTGGTGAACCACGAAACCGGCCATTGGCTTGGTTTCGACCACGCAGCCTGCCCCGCGGCTGGTGCCGCGGGACCCGTCATGATGCAGCAATCAAAAGGGCCGTCCCCCTGTCTTCCCAACCCGTGGCCCCTCGCGACGGAACGCTTGGCCGCGGCGCGCATCCTCGGCGTGACGGGCCTCAACTGA
- a CDS encoding hemerythrin domain-containing protein yields MPTSDSNEETELGRALFEELLWVHGMVRRDLNAVRRLADDTAAGSSAEDLKAEIHDLKTNGHLWRLKLGCLRYCRFVHSHHNLEDVALFPVLRGSNPALGSVVDKLEHDHRRVSHLLDGVETAANSLSIKDEGSTRERLRDALLKLSEELLAHLEFEERNEGPTIRRLHAFP; encoded by the coding sequence GTGCCCACATCCGATAGCAACGAGGAAACGGAGCTCGGGCGAGCGCTCTTCGAGGAGCTGCTCTGGGTGCACGGCATGGTGCGCCGTGATCTGAACGCCGTCAGGCGGCTAGCAGACGATACCGCAGCCGGATCGAGTGCAGAAGATCTTAAAGCCGAGATTCACGACCTAAAGACGAACGGGCACTTGTGGCGGCTGAAGCTCGGCTGTCTGCGCTACTGCCGGTTCGTCCACTCGCACCACAACCTCGAGGACGTCGCGTTATTTCCCGTCCTGCGCGGCAGCAATCCCGCCCTCGGCTCTGTCGTCGATAAGCTCGAACACGACCACAGGAGAGTCTCGCATCTCTTGGACGGCGTGGAGACCGCCGCGAACTCACTGTCGATCAAAGACGAAGGTTCAACGCGCGAACGATTGCGCGACGCATTGCTCAAACTGAGTGAGGAACTGCTCGCGCACCTAGAATTCGAGGAACGCAATGAAGGTCCGACGATCCGCCGGTTGCACGCGTTCCCCTGA
- a CDS encoding GNAT family N-acetyltransferase, producing the protein MTASFLRVRDGVAEDRPFMLALDGLVLGTPRSTAWYDEQLRAGHALVAERDGVLAGFAIHHRHFFQRDFLALLIVEPWCRRSGVATALLRAVEKRCAGADLFTSTNASNQTMRQALKRWGFRATGRIDNIDPGDPELVFVKPIRRT; encoded by the coding sequence ATGACGGCGTCGTTTCTGCGGGTACGCGATGGTGTCGCCGAAGATCGTCCTTTTATGCTTGCGTTGGATGGCCTCGTTCTGGGAACGCCCAGGTCGACCGCCTGGTACGACGAGCAGCTCCGCGCCGGCCACGCGCTCGTCGCCGAACGCGACGGCGTCCTCGCGGGTTTTGCGATCCATCACCGGCATTTCTTCCAGCGCGATTTCCTCGCGCTGTTGATCGTCGAACCGTGGTGTCGGCGAAGCGGCGTTGCAACGGCGCTGCTGCGGGCGGTGGAAAAGCGCTGTGCCGGCGCGGACCTCTTCACCTCGACGAACGCTTCAAACCAAACGATGCGACAAGCCCTCAAGCGCTGGGGGTTCCGGGCCACCGGTCGCATCGACAACATCGATCCGGGCGATCCGGAACTCGTGTTCGTCAAACCGATCAGGCGCACTTAA